Proteins from a single region of Nitrososphaerota archaeon:
- a CDS encoding AarF/ABC1/UbiB kinase family protein: MALLGKEDRRFIGVVSKLFLVGLRYRSDRKEILRAEGKILHPEKYRAHGRKAVETFIELGPAFVKLGQLLSVRPDVLPEPYVEEFARLQDEVPPAPFEEVRPIIEADLGPIDSVFDSFDELAISGASLGQVYGARYKGKDVVVKVNRPGIREVVSVDVKVLKKLVPLVARLVDKGLRVSAESIVDQFSLTVVEEMNYRKEAEHLLAIKRNLREDKGVIVPDVYRDASSEKALVMERVGGIQIGDLKALDAAGLDRKRLARKVAQVFLSMLLTDEIFHADPHPGNISVTGEGKLVLYDYGMAGTLDEDTRTNLIRFYLALVTGDPDKVVDMMLQLGILDPAANRTVVRRGIELAIADMHGKRVEETEVRALMEIANRTIYQFPFRLPRNLVLYMRMSSILEGVCTALDPDFGFVRMLGGLLEDEGLVNEAYKRDLSDELKKIRSGLEATIEVAPLLKGVLEEYRSKAEAPARGGGRPFASGALAGFGVSGLVASAFFFQRALGKEGFVASLVLLGVAALTARG; the protein is encoded by the coding sequence TTGGCTCTCCTGGGGAAGGAAGACCGGCGGTTCATAGGGGTCGTCTCCAAGCTCTTCCTCGTCGGGCTCAGATACCGGAGCGACAGGAAAGAGATACTCAGGGCGGAAGGGAAGATCTTGCACCCTGAGAAGTACAGGGCCCATGGACGGAAGGCTGTGGAGACGTTCATAGAGCTCGGGCCCGCTTTCGTCAAGCTCGGACAGCTCCTTTCCGTCAGGCCCGACGTGCTTCCGGAGCCTTACGTGGAGGAGTTCGCCAGGCTTCAGGACGAGGTTCCCCCGGCCCCCTTCGAGGAGGTCAGGCCGATCATCGAGGCGGATCTGGGGCCCATAGACAGCGTCTTCGACTCCTTCGACGAGTTAGCCATCTCGGGGGCAAGCCTCGGACAGGTATACGGGGCACGCTACAAGGGGAAGGACGTGGTGGTCAAAGTCAACAGGCCGGGGATCCGAGAAGTGGTGTCTGTCGACGTCAAGGTCCTCAAGAAGCTTGTCCCCCTTGTGGCGAGGCTCGTCGACAAGGGGCTGAGGGTTAGTGCCGAGTCGATTGTCGATCAGTTCTCCCTGACCGTGGTCGAGGAGATGAACTACAGGAAAGAAGCTGAACACCTCCTTGCGATAAAGAGGAACCTTCGCGAGGACAAAGGCGTGATCGTCCCGGACGTGTACAGAGATGCGTCGTCTGAGAAGGCATTGGTGATGGAGAGGGTCGGCGGGATCCAGATCGGGGACCTGAAAGCCCTAGACGCGGCGGGGCTCGACAGGAAGAGGCTCGCGAGGAAAGTGGCCCAGGTGTTCCTGTCGATGCTGCTAACCGACGAGATATTCCACGCCGACCCACATCCAGGGAACATATCGGTGACGGGAGAGGGGAAGCTGGTGCTCTACGACTATGGCATGGCGGGGACTCTGGACGAAGACACGCGAACCAACCTGATCAGGTTCTACCTCGCCCTGGTCACTGGGGATCCAGACAAGGTCGTGGACATGATGCTGCAGCTTGGGATCCTCGACCCTGCCGCCAACAGGACGGTAGTGAGGCGTGGCATCGAGCTGGCGATCGCTGACATGCACGGAAAGAGGGTTGAGGAGACCGAGGTGAGGGCCCTGATGGAGATAGCCAACAGGACGATCTACCAGTTCCCCTTCAGGCTTCCGAGGAACCTGGTCCTCTATATGCGCATGTCGTCGATCCTGGAAGGAGTTTGCACGGCTCTGGACCCAGACTTCGGGTTCGTCCGCATGCTTGGGGGGCTCCTCGAGGACGAGGGGCTGGTGAATGAAGCGTACAAGCGGGACCTTTCGGACGAGCTCAAGAAGATCAGGTCAGGGCTCGAGGCGACCATAGAAGTAGCTCCTCTCCTCAAAGGAGTGCTTGAGGAGTACAGGTCGAAGGCAGAGGCCCCCGCCCGGGGAGGTGGAAGGCCGTTCGCTTCTGGCGCTCTAGCAGGGTTCGGGGTGAGCGGACTGGTAGCGTCGGCGTTCTTCTTTCAGAGGGCGCTCGGGAAGGAGGGGTTCGTGGCGTCTCTCGTGCTGCTTGGTGTAGCAGCGCTGACCGCGCGAGGATAG